The following proteins are encoded in a genomic region of Pseudomonas saponiphila:
- a CDS encoding DMT family transporter, whose product MTRTSNLQSPALESSASGWLNGFIGVLIFSGSLPATRVAVLEFEPLFLTVVRASLAGLLALCLLLLFKERRPSPAQLLPLGVVALGVVLGFPLLTALALQYVTSAHSIVFLGLLPLATAVFGVLRGGERPRPVFWLFSLLGSLLVVGYALSQGLTASPRGDALMLLAVLVCGLGYAEGAKLSRTLGGWQVICWALVLSLPIMAALTLFSASPDFNGISLPAWFSLGYVSLFSMLIGFVFWYRGLAQGGIAAVGQLQLLQPFFGLALAAGLLHEQVSLGMLGVTLAVILCVAGAKRWAR is encoded by the coding sequence ATGACACGAACATCGAACCTGCAATCACCCGCCCTGGAATCCTCCGCCAGCGGCTGGCTCAACGGCTTTATCGGGGTGCTGATCTTCAGCGGCTCGCTGCCGGCAACCCGGGTCGCGGTGCTGGAGTTCGAGCCATTGTTCCTCACTGTGGTCCGGGCCAGCCTCGCCGGGCTTCTGGCCCTGTGCCTCCTGCTGCTGTTCAAGGAACGGCGCCCGAGCCCGGCACAACTGCTGCCCCTGGGTGTCGTCGCCCTGGGGGTGGTCCTGGGCTTTCCGCTGCTGACCGCCCTGGCCCTGCAATACGTGACCTCGGCCCACTCCATCGTGTTTCTTGGCCTGCTGCCTCTGGCCACCGCGGTGTTTGGCGTGTTGCGTGGCGGCGAGCGACCGCGCCCGGTGTTCTGGCTGTTTTCACTGCTGGGCAGCCTGCTGGTGGTGGGCTACGCCCTGTCCCAGGGCCTCACGGCCTCGCCACGGGGTGATGCGCTGATGCTCCTGGCGGTGCTGGTCTGCGGCCTGGGTTATGCCGAAGGCGCCAAGCTGTCGCGGACCCTGGGTGGCTGGCAGGTGATCTGCTGGGCCCTGGTGCTGTCGTTGCCGATCATGGCCGCACTGACCCTTTTCAGCGCCTCGCCCGACTTCAACGGCATCAGCCTGCCGGCCTGGTTCAGCCTGGGCTACGTCTCGCTGTTCAGCATGCTGATCGGGTTCGTCTTCTGGTATCGCGGCCTGGCTCAGGGCGGGATCGCCGCGGTCGGCCAACTGCAATTGCTGCAGCCGTTTTTTGGTCTGGCCCTGGCCGCCGGCCTGCTGCACGAACAGGTCAGCCTGGGCATGCTCGGGGTCACTCTGGCGGTGATTCTCTGCGTGGCCGGGGCCAAGCGTTGGGCCCGGTGA